The following proteins are encoded in a genomic region of Deinococcota bacterium:
- a CDS encoding DUF4926 domain-containing protein, protein MIQELDLVVLNRDVEEHGLQAGDLGAVVHCYRDRQAFEVEFVTAEGRTIALLTLGEEEIRPLKGKEILHVREVA, encoded by the coding sequence GTGATTCAAGAGCTGGACCTGGTGGTTCTAAACCGAGATGTTGAAGAACACGGCTTACAGGCCGGTGATCTTGGAGCCGTGGTGCATTGCTATCGGGACAGGCAAGCCTTTGAGGTCGAGTTTGTGACGGCCGAAGGAAGAACCATCGCCCTGCTGACCCTTGGTGAGGAGGAGATTCGCCCTTTAAAAGGCAAAGAGATCCTCCACGTCAGAGAGGTCGCCTGA
- a CDS encoding GNAT family N-acetyltransferase: MTLASYRIRRYEPGDLAAAYRICLKTGDSGEDASRLYGDPELLGHLYAGPYLVLEPELAFMLNDEGMLGDESGVCGYILGALDTGRYHRAYLERWLPALQARYPDPEGGPESWTPDERIRHLLHHPRLELPEAAHDYPSHLHIDLLPRAQGRGDGRRLMDRFLDELRARGSRGVHLGVGARNSRAQRFYHAYGFTELSRQDWGVTFGMKL, encoded by the coding sequence ATGACCCTAGCCAGCTACCGCATCCGCCGCTACGAACCGGGCGACCTGGCGGCCGCCTACCGCATCTGCTTGAAGACCGGCGACTCGGGCGAGGACGCCAGCCGTCTCTACGGCGACCCCGAGCTGCTCGGCCACCTCTACGCCGGACCCTATCTCGTCCTCGAGCCCGAGCTGGCCTTTATGCTCAACGACGAAGGTATGCTTGGCGACGAGAGCGGCGTCTGCGGCTACATCCTGGGCGCGCTCGACACGGGGCGCTACCACCGGGCTTACCTGGAGCGCTGGCTGCCCGCACTCCAGGCGCGCTACCCCGACCCGGAGGGAGGCCCCGAGAGCTGGACGCCCGACGAGCGCATCCGGCACCTGCTCCACCATCCCCGGCTCGAGCTGCCCGAGGCCGCCCACGACTACCCCTCGCACCTGCACATCGATCTCCTGCCCCGCGCCCAGGGCCGAGGCGACGGCAGGCGGCTCATGGACCGCTTCTTGGACGAGTTGAGGGCGCGAGGCTCGAGGGGCGTACATCTCGGCGTGGGCGCGCGAAACAGCCGCGCCCAGCGCTTTTATCATGCGTACGGCTTCACCGAGCTGTCGCGCCAGGACTGGGGCGTCACCTTCGGCATGAAACTATGA
- the miaA gene encoding tRNA (adenosine(37)-N6)-dimethylallyltransferase MiaA: MALTEKTPTETLPEKTSLLSVPVLAGPTASGKSGAALELAARFPLEIVSADAMLVYRGMDVGTAKPTPAERARVPHHLIDVVRPDQPFSVASYIRLAEAAIADVLARGQRPLVVGGTGFYIRALAQGLPTVPPADPEAQAELWEIVEKQGLEPLLRELEAASPEDALRAQRNPRRVLRAVEILRRTGQPPSSFPVTPPRFRYSEVALLPGLDRLEPRIEARLAAMFQEGLVDEVARLIARYPSRPTATQAIGYKEIADFLEGRLSLAEAGAAVRLATLRYAKRQRTWLRKKAGARILKVCADEVLDELAIWLERL, from the coding sequence ATGGCCTTGACTGAGAAAACTCCAACCGAGACCCTACCCGAGAAAACCTCGCTCCTTTCCGTCCCCGTGCTCGCCGGTCCCACCGCCTCGGGCAAGAGCGGCGCCGCCCTCGAGCTGGCTGCGCGTTTCCCGCTGGAGATCGTCTCCGCCGACGCCATGCTGGTCTACCGGGGGATGGACGTCGGCACGGCCAAGCCGACCCCCGCGGAGCGGGCGCGGGTGCCGCACCACCTCATCGACGTGGTCCGGCCCGACCAGCCCTTCAGCGTTGCCAGCTACATCCGGCTGGCCGAGGCGGCGATAGCGGACGTGCTGGCGCGGGGCCAGAGGCCGCTCGTCGTCGGCGGCACGGGCTTTTACATCCGCGCGCTGGCGCAGGGCCTGCCCACCGTGCCCCCGGCCGACCCGGAAGCTCAGGCCGAGCTGTGGGAGATCGTCGAGAAGCAGGGCTTAGAGCCCCTCCTGCGCGAGCTCGAGGCCGCCAGCCCCGAGGATGCGCTTCGGGCGCAGCGCAATCCCCGGCGGGTGCTGCGGGCCGTGGAGATCCTCCGCCGGACGGGCCAGCCGCCGAGCTCCTTCCCGGTGACCCCGCCGCGCTTTCGCTATAGCGAGGTGGCGCTCTTGCCGGGGCTGGACAGGCTCGAGCCGAGGATCGAGGCGCGCCTCGCGGCGATGTTTCAAGAGGGTCTGGTGGACGAGGTGGCGCGGCTCATCGCCCGCTATCCGAGCCGCCCCACCGCCACGCAGGCCATCGGCTACAAGGAGATCGCCGACTTTTTGGAGGGCCGCCTTAGCCTGGCGGAGGCAGGGGCGGCGGTGCGACTAGCGACGCTGCGCTACGCCAAGCGCCAGCGCACCTGGCTCAGGAAGAAAGCGGGCGCGCGCATCCTAAAGGTCTGCGCGGACGAGGTCTTGGATGAACTTGCCATTTGGCTCGAGCGTCTATAA
- a CDS encoding Hsp20/alpha crystallin family protein yields the protein MELDTTSDLRQLLNLRERITSLSQELQLPDDGLSPRLDLLDTGDAYRLIAEVPGVRQDDLEVAILGRELTIAGIREPYGDGDNGPLLLMTERPSGHFQRSVTLPGEVVRERGQAHLREGLLVLDLPKA from the coding sequence ATGGAACTCGACACGACTTCCGACCTGCGGCAGCTTCTCAACCTGCGCGAACGCATCACCTCGCTGAGCCAGGAACTTCAGCTGCCGGACGACGGCCTGAGCCCCAGGCTAGACCTTTTGGACACCGGTGACGCCTACCGTCTCATCGCCGAGGTGCCGGGCGTGCGCCAAGACGACCTCGAGGTCGCCATCTTGGGCCGCGAGCTGACCATCGCCGGCATCCGCGAGCCTTATGGTGACGGCGACAACGGGCCCCTCCTGCTCATGACCGAGCGGCCCAGCGGCCACTTCCAGCGCAGCGTCACCCTGCCCGGCGAGGTCGTGCGCGAACGGGGTCAGGCGCATCTGCGCGAGGGCCTCCTGGTGCTCGACCTGCCCAAGGCCTGA
- a CDS encoding DUF3445 domain-containing protein gives MSGSGMVLPPPDLPFPVTERYRVVPDMHRLGGELFGRVERGHFQIDDALEHYLERKLAQLEGHAAHCRRLHAGCDEAGLSEALRQVFALLAEEHPELVEIEQEKVALKASGLELDPAGNVRTDPDAPLAALGERAARWLSAQRGVLRLADALALTVQEDFVIMRGEAQTHGAELLHVCFPSHWRPAENAGLGYAQIHAPVAHNAPLLASARRVMKALFSKGPFVRYTWGLVTDPRLDHNPALPDYPENTLPEEVLKDPARFGSRVFLRVERQTTCALPALQRCLFTIRVSVRPLAEVLSTDERKRRLAAALRSMDDDLLRYKGLTRLRAPLLAWLEA, from the coding sequence ATGAGCGGATCGGGCATGGTCTTGCCGCCGCCGGACCTGCCCTTTCCGGTGACCGAGCGCTACCGGGTAGTGCCTGACATGCACCGCCTCGGCGGTGAGCTCTTCGGCCGCGTCGAACGGGGGCACTTTCAGATCGACGACGCCTTGGAACACTACCTCGAGCGCAAGCTGGCGCAACTGGAAGGGCACGCGGCCCACTGCCGCCGTCTGCACGCGGGCTGTGACGAGGCGGGCCTGAGCGAAGCTTTGCGACAGGTCTTCGCCCTGCTCGCCGAGGAACACCCCGAGTTGGTGGAGATCGAGCAGGAAAAGGTCGCCCTCAAGGCCTCAGGGCTCGAGCTCGACCCAGCGGGGAATGTGAGGACGGACCCGGACGCGCCGCTGGCCGCCTTGGGCGAACGCGCCGCCCGCTGGCTTTCGGCGCAGCGCGGCGTTCTCCGCCTGGCCGACGCGCTGGCGCTCACCGTGCAGGAGGACTTCGTGATCATGCGCGGCGAGGCCCAAACGCACGGCGCCGAACTGCTGCACGTCTGTTTTCCCAGTCACTGGCGCCCCGCCGAGAATGCCGGCCTCGGTTACGCGCAGATCCACGCGCCGGTGGCGCATAACGCGCCCTTGCTGGCCTCGGCGCGGCGGGTGATGAAGGCGCTCTTCAGCAAGGGGCCCTTCGTCCGCTACACCTGGGGCCTCGTCACCGATCCCAGGCTCGACCACAACCCGGCTCTGCCCGACTATCCCGAGAACACGCTGCCCGAAGAGGTGCTGAAGGACCCCGCGCGGTTCGGCTCGCGGGTCTTCCTCCGCGTCGAGCGGCAGACGACTTGCGCCCTGCCCGCGCTGCAGCGCTGCCTCTTCACCATCCGCGTGAGCGTCAGGCCGCTCGCCGAGGTGCTCAGCACAGACGAGCGCAAGCGGAGGCTGGCCGCTGCGCTCCGCTCGATGGACGACGACCTGCTCCGCTACAAGGGCCTGACCCGCCTGCGCGCGCCGCTCCTGGCCTGGCTCGAGGCTTAG